Proteins co-encoded in one Candidatus Spechtbacteria bacterium genomic window:
- a CDS encoding NAD(+)/NADH kinase: MTAKNWRIGIIAHPKKPEAQTMAREVAAWLAQQKNVTAEIFTEKFKPSPHYDLVVVLSGDGYLIHTASALASTKIPILGINAGDKGFLTIAGPDDWREVLSRVIAGSFAVEKRLMLDVLIDGSSSVQHAANDVYLRHPDGMVVVKLEVDEKTVFNRLVADGVVIATPIGSTAYNMSAGGPIVMYSMDCLLVTPVAPIALNAKPIVISPNSIIRITLVATRAERQNQAAFLKVDGSPAININVGQTIVVRASQTRTNFISFGSHQFIDALHQKAGLLE; encoded by the coding sequence ATGACTGCTAAAAACTGGCGCATCGGCATTATCGCTCATCCGAAAAAACCGGAGGCGCAAACAATGGCCCGTGAGGTTGCGGCGTGGCTCGCACAACAAAAAAATGTAACGGCGGAAATCTTCACCGAAAAATTTAAGCCATCTCCTCACTACGACCTCGTTGTCGTCTTGAGCGGCGATGGGTATTTAATACACACGGCATCCGCATTAGCTTCGACAAAAATACCGATTTTAGGCATCAATGCTGGCGATAAGGGATTTTTGACTATCGCCGGGCCTGATGATTGGCGCGAGGTGCTTTCTCGCGTCATTGCGGGAAGCTTCGCCGTGGAAAAACGGTTAATGCTGGACGTGCTTATCGACGGTAGTTCCAGTGTTCAACACGCAGCTAACGACGTGTATCTGCGCCATCCGGACGGCATGGTAGTTGTTAAGCTAGAAGTTGATGAAAAGACTGTCTTTAATCGACTTGTAGCCGATGGGGTTGTTATCGCAACGCCTATTGGTTCAACTGCTTATAACATGTCGGCAGGCGGGCCAATTGTTATGTATAGCATGGATTGCTTGCTAGTAACGCCCGTTGCGCCTATCGCACTGAATGCTAAGCCAATAGTCATTTCGCCTAATTCTATAATCCGTATTACCCTTGTGGCAACGCGGGCAGAACGACAAAATCAAGCCGCTTTTCTAAAGGTTGATGGCAGCCCGGCTATCAATATTAACGTTGGCCAGACGATAGTTGTGCGCGCGTCACAGACACGCACTAACTTTATCAGCTTTGGCAGCCATCAATTCATTGACGCGCTGCATCAAAAAGCAGGTCTCTTAGAATGA
- the atpB gene encoding F0F1 ATP synthase subunit A, with translation MASARNSYAVEISFAAETIGHLGGLPITNSLLMSWITMAILFVVGLMVGYRPTLIPGRLQNAFEMIIDTMLNFFAEIMGSRKEAEKVFPIVFTFFIFILLSNWLGILPGIGAIGFEETAEGAEHGTKFIPLLRSSYSDLNMTLALAICSLVITHIIGISAIGIGKHIGKFISFKSPMAFFVGILETIAEVAKILSFSFRLFGNVFAGEVLLTVMLFLMPYIAPAPFLGMELFVGFIQALVFSMLTLVFIKVAMMQTEH, from the coding sequence TTGGCGTCTGCGCGTAATTCTTACGCGGTGGAAATCTCTTTTGCGGCTGAGACCATAGGGCATCTCGGCGGACTCCCCATCACCAATAGTTTGTTAATGTCCTGGATAACCATGGCTATTCTTTTTGTTGTTGGGCTTATGGTCGGATATCGTCCAACCCTTATTCCTGGACGCTTGCAGAATGCCTTTGAAATGATAATAGATACTATGCTGAACTTTTTTGCAGAGATCATGGGATCCCGTAAAGAAGCGGAAAAGGTCTTTCCGATTGTTTTTACGTTTTTTATTTTCATTCTTCTATCTAATTGGCTTGGTATTCTGCCTGGCATTGGCGCGATTGGATTTGAAGAAACAGCAGAAGGCGCGGAACATGGTACAAAGTTCATTCCCCTCTTGCGTTCTTCATATAGCGACCTTAATATGACCTTGGCGCTTGCGATTTGCTCGCTTGTGATAACTCATATTATAGGCATCAGCGCCATTGGTATCGGAAAGCATATCGGTAAATTTATTTCTTTCAAGAGCCCCATGGCTTTTTTCGTGGGAATATTGGAAACCATAGCGGAGGTCGCGAAGATCCTTTCATTCTCGTTTCGATTGTTTGGTAATGTGTTCGCGGGTGAGGTTTTGCTTACTGTGATGCTGTTCTTAATGCCCTATATAGCGCCCGCACCATTTTTGGGAATGGAACTGTTTGTAGGATTTATTCAAGCGCTAGTATTCTCTATGTTAACTTTGGTATTCATTAAAGTCGCTATGATGCAAACAGAGCATTAG
- the atpE gene encoding ATP synthase F0 subunit C, giving the protein MEQDTFKNLASALAIGLGALGPGLGVGILAAKAMEAIGRNPEAAPKVQTAMILAIAFAEAIAIYALVVALIIKFV; this is encoded by the coding sequence ATGGAACAAGATACATTTAAAAATCTTGCGAGCGCGCTAGCTATTGGCCTTGGAGCCCTTGGCCCTGGTCTTGGCGTTGGCATTCTTGCGGCAAAAGCAATGGAGGCAATCGGCCGAAATCCGGAAGCCGCTCCTAAAGTGCAAACTGCCATGATTTTGGCAATCGCGTTTGCGGAAGCTATCGCGATATACGCATTGGTTGTTGCTTTGATTATCAAGTTTGTTTAG
- the atpF gene encoding F0F1 ATP synthase subunit B, with protein sequence MSELLTSLHIDWHILLAQIVNFLILLFLLAKFAYKPIIKLLNERRKMVEDSVERAQAIEQKFQEFKEYRAKQLQEVRKEAQQILVQAHESAEKEKEDILAKTRKQLDVLFTRAEKQIEQQKVEMVANAEKEIVTLLIPSLTRVLKDSVDEQTQKTILDQAARRIKTMYS encoded by the coding sequence ATGTCCGAACTTCTCACAAGTCTTCACATCGATTGGCACATTCTGCTCGCGCAGATAGTGAATTTTTTGATTCTTCTTTTTTTGCTCGCCAAGTTTGCTTATAAACCAATAATTAAGCTTTTAAACGAACGTCGAAAGATGGTTGAAGATTCCGTTGAGCGCGCGCAGGCAATTGAACAAAAATTCCAAGAATTTAAGGAATATCGCGCTAAACAGCTTCAAGAAGTACGCAAAGAAGCCCAGCAGATACTAGTACAAGCGCATGAGTCAGCGGAAAAAGAAAAAGAAGATATTCTTGCCAAAACACGTAAACAGCTGGATGTACTTTTTACGCGAGCAGAAAAGCAAATTGAACAGCAAAAGGTTGAAATGGTGGCGAACGCGGAAAAAGAAATCGTAACCCTGCTTATTCCTTCGCTGACGCGAGTATTGAAAGATTCGGTAGACGAGCAGACGCAAAAGACTATTTTGGATCAAGCCGCAAGGCGCATTAAAACGATGTACTCGTAA
- a CDS encoding F0F1 ATP synthase subunit delta, with protein MQYSPRFYAKALVASLKEVSPKEQGAIIKRFAKMLEQQKALGLAKQIYAAVETELAEEKKKNTARIVTVTSLSESEKKKMKEQFPAKEYEFTTNSELIGGLVVQHGTRLYQATLRKILEGLTSSI; from the coding sequence ATGCAATATTCTCCTCGTTTTTACGCCAAAGCATTAGTTGCTTCGCTAAAAGAAGTATCGCCAAAAGAGCAGGGCGCGATTATTAAGCGTTTTGCAAAAATGCTGGAACAACAAAAAGCGCTTGGGCTAGCCAAGCAGATTTACGCGGCAGTAGAAACAGAGCTTGCAGAAGAGAAAAAAAAGAATACCGCAAGAATTGTCACCGTCACTTCTCTATCCGAATCAGAAAAAAAGAAAATGAAAGAGCAATTTCCCGCGAAAGAATACGAATTTACTACAAATTCCGAATTGATTGGCGGGTTGGTGGTGCAGCATGGGACGAGGCTATATCAGGCAACTTTGCGGAAAATACTGGAGGGCTTAACCTCAAGTATTTAA
- a CDS encoding F0F1 ATP synthase subunit alpha has translation MDSLIQKLQKELEGYKSPTMASESVGRVEKMYDGIAICSGIDEALASEMIEIYPRTAGKNSEDVKGAPLFGLALNIEESQIGVVVLGDYAQIQEGDVVKTTKRVLEVPVGEELLGNVVNALGQSLENKALNTKTRYPVERVASGVISREAVNEPIQTGIKAIDSMIPIGRGQRELIIGDRQIGKTALIIDTILSQLNEPEDKRPYCIYVAIGQKASKVARVVQTLRERGAMEYTIVVASFSSDPAALWYIAPYAGCAIGEYFMDKGKDAIVFYDDLTKHAWAYRQMSLLLRRPPGREAYPGDVFYLHSRLLERSAKLNKELGGGSLTGIPVIETQSGDVSGYIPTNVISITDGQIYLEPNLFYKGIRPALNVGLSVSRVGAAAQTKAMKKVAGKLRLELAQYRELAAFAQFGSDLDEATQKRLRRGERLSELLKQGQYVPMAWYKQTLSIYAGVNGLLDQVPVSDVQRWESEFHTYCDAYAADMLEKMKEKREITPEIDELIKAAIMEFNGQFVTGKQ, from the coding sequence ATGGATTCCTTAATCCAAAAACTGCAAAAAGAATTAGAGGGATACAAATCTCCGACCATGGCTTCGGAGTCTGTTGGTCGTGTAGAAAAAATGTACGATGGAATTGCGATTTGCTCCGGCATTGACGAAGCGCTTGCTTCTGAAATGATCGAGATTTACCCGCGCACAGCCGGAAAAAATTCAGAAGACGTAAAAGGCGCGCCGCTTTTTGGCCTCGCGCTTAATATTGAAGAAAGCCAGATCGGAGTCGTGGTGCTTGGTGATTACGCGCAAATCCAAGAGGGCGATGTTGTAAAAACTACAAAACGCGTACTGGAAGTGCCTGTCGGCGAGGAGTTACTTGGCAATGTTGTAAATGCTCTGGGACAATCGCTTGAAAATAAAGCTTTAAATACTAAAACCCGCTACCCTGTTGAGCGTGTGGCGTCTGGCGTTATTAGCCGCGAGGCAGTTAACGAGCCAATACAAACAGGTATTAAAGCGATTGATTCCATGATTCCTATCGGCCGCGGCCAGCGTGAGCTTATCATCGGTGACCGTCAAATTGGGAAAACCGCTCTCATCATAGACACCATCTTAAGCCAGCTCAATGAACCAGAAGACAAGCGTCCGTATTGTATTTATGTTGCTATCGGCCAAAAGGCATCCAAAGTTGCAAGGGTCGTGCAGACTCTGCGCGAGCGTGGAGCTATGGAATACACTATAGTAGTAGCTTCATTCTCGTCTGATCCCGCGGCTCTTTGGTATATCGCGCCTTACGCCGGATGCGCAATCGGCGAATATTTTATGGACAAAGGCAAGGATGCGATTGTTTTTTACGACGATCTCACCAAGCACGCGTGGGCTTATCGCCAAATGTCACTTTTACTTCGCCGCCCGCCAGGTCGCGAGGCATATCCTGGCGATGTTTTCTATTTGCATTCTCGCCTACTTGAGCGTTCCGCAAAGCTTAACAAAGAACTTGGCGGCGGTTCGCTCACCGGTATTCCCGTAATTGAAACCCAATCGGGTGATGTGTCCGGCTACATTCCAACTAATGTTATTTCCATTACCGACGGCCAGATTTATCTTGAGCCAAACCTTTTCTACAAAGGCATCCGCCCCGCGCTTAATGTCGGTCTTTCCGTGTCGCGCGTGGGTGCGGCGGCGCAAACAAAAGCAATGAAGAAAGTTGCGGGCAAACTTCGCCTGGAGCTTGCGCAGTATCGCGAACTTGCCGCTTTCGCGCAGTTTGGCTCTGATCTTGATGAGGCAACACAGAAACGATTGCGCCGCGGTGAAAGATTGAGTGAGCTGCTAAAGCAAGGCCAGTACGTCCCAATGGCTTGGTATAAGCAGACGCTTTCTATTTATGCCGGAGTAAATGGCTTACTAGACCAGGTGCCCGTGAGCGATGTTCAACGCTGGGAGAGCGAGTTTCATACATATTGCGATGCATACGCGGCTGATATGCTTGAAAAGATGAAAGAAAAGAGAGAGATTACGCCCGAGATTGATGAGCTGATTAAGGCGGCAATTATGGAGTTTAATGGACAGTTTGTGACTGGAAAACAATAG
- the atpG gene encoding ATP synthase F1 subunit gamma encodes MPISTREVKNRQRSIFNIRQVTKAMEMVSASKMRKAQMIALRTRPYAYKALEMLSHLTAEEIDQEIGNTGNIFIAPKNASPAELLRNPKGKVLIVAITSDKGLIGGLNANVMKETLAIVRQYQKQDTLVELILVGEKSKASFQRLGVPIEKVFTGAGDYATTEQTMPIAELIRNRYEAGWVSRVVVVYSEFISTLKQRVTHRLYLPVTAKILNDVINDIIPQTGKFSELRNEEYATEKTMPDFTYEPNKQELISTLVPFFLDLYLYHIILESNASEHSARMVAMKSASDNAKNLLDTLTLTYNKARQAAITREISEITAGVEAMK; translated from the coding sequence ATGCCTATCTCCACTCGTGAAGTAAAAAATCGCCAGCGTTCCATTTTTAATATTCGCCAGGTTACAAAAGCCATGGAGATGGTTTCAGCATCCAAAATGCGTAAAGCCCAAATGATTGCCTTACGCACTCGTCCGTATGCTTACAAGGCGCTGGAAATGCTCTCGCATTTAACCGCCGAAGAGATTGACCAAGAGATTGGAAACACTGGAAATATATTTATCGCGCCAAAGAATGCTTCTCCCGCAGAGCTTCTTCGCAATCCCAAGGGCAAGGTGCTTATAGTTGCCATAACGTCAGACAAAGGACTTATCGGCGGCCTTAATGCCAACGTAATGAAAGAAACTTTGGCAATCGTTCGCCAGTATCAAAAACAAGATACGCTAGTGGAGCTAATTCTTGTTGGTGAAAAAAGCAAAGCATCGTTTCAGCGGCTGGGCGTGCCAATAGAAAAAGTTTTTACTGGCGCGGGAGACTACGCTACTACCGAGCAGACTATGCCTATCGCAGAACTTATTCGTAATAGATACGAGGCAGGCTGGGTTTCTCGCGTCGTAGTTGTGTATTCCGAATTTATTTCTACTTTGAAGCAGCGCGTCACGCATCGTTTGTATCTTCCAGTAACGGCAAAAATTTTAAACGACGTGATTAATGACATTATTCCTCAAACCGGAAAGTTTTCCGAACTGCGAAACGAGGAGTATGCGACAGAAAAAACAATGCCAGATTTTACATACGAACCAAATAAACAAGAGCTTATTTCCACGCTAGTCCCCTTCTTTCTTGATTTGTACTTGTATCATATTATTTTAGAATCTAATGCTTCAGAGCATTCAGCGCGCATGGTGGCAATGAAGAGCGCGTCGGATAACGCCAAAAACCTCCTTGATACACTGACACTTACATATAATAAAGCGCGCCAAGCTGCTATTACGCGGGAAATTAGCGAAATTACGGCAGGCGTGGAGGCGATGAAATGA
- the atpD gene encoding F0F1 ATP synthase subunit beta, protein MKGVITQIIGPVVDVEFSDGASPELVEGLPEIYEALRIEREGADPLILEVAQHLGSSHVRAVAMGGTDGLRRGLAVESTGAPISVPVGEKTLGRIFNVLGETIDNEGPVTTEKKMSIHRAAPTFAEQATETEILETGIKVIDLIAPITKGGKVGLFGGAGVGKTVLIQELIRNIAQEHGGYSVFAGVGERTREGNDLYHEMKDSGVLKKTTMVFGQMNEVPGVRQRVALTGLTMAEYFRDDEGKDVLFFIDNIFRFTQAGSEVSALLGRMPSAVGYQPTLATEMGELQERITSTKKGSITSVQAIYVPADDLTDPAPATTFSHLDSTIVLSRALTELGIYPAVDPLDSSSTVLDPMIVGQEHYDTARAVQSILQRYKDLQDIIAILGMEELSDEDKVVVRRARKIQKFLSQPFFVAEGFTGTSGKYVTREETVKGFKAIIDGTYDDVPEENFYMKGGINEVSA, encoded by the coding sequence ATGAAGGGAGTTATCACACAAATCATCGGTCCGGTCGTTGACGTAGAGTTCAGTGATGGAGCTAGTCCTGAGCTTGTCGAAGGGCTTCCAGAAATTTATGAGGCACTGCGTATTGAGCGCGAGGGAGCAGATCCTTTAATTCTTGAAGTGGCGCAGCATCTTGGTTCATCGCATGTGCGCGCGGTCGCCATGGGCGGCACAGACGGTTTGCGCCGAGGGCTAGCAGTAGAATCAACGGGCGCGCCTATTTCTGTCCCCGTGGGAGAAAAAACATTAGGCAGAATTTTTAATGTCCTTGGCGAAACAATAGACAACGAAGGGCCTGTTACAACGGAAAAGAAAATGTCCATTCATCGCGCGGCGCCAACCTTTGCGGAACAAGCAACTGAAACAGAAATTCTTGAAACCGGCATTAAAGTTATTGACCTCATCGCGCCTATTACCAAGGGTGGTAAGGTGGGACTATTTGGCGGAGCGGGCGTAGGAAAAACTGTTCTGATTCAGGAGCTTATCCGCAACATCGCGCAGGAGCACGGCGGCTATTCAGTATTTGCGGGTGTAGGAGAGCGTACTCGTGAAGGTAACGACCTTTATCACGAAATGAAAGATTCTGGGGTGTTAAAGAAAACCACCATGGTATTCGGCCAGATGAATGAAGTTCCTGGCGTGCGCCAGCGCGTGGCGCTCACCGGCCTCACCATGGCTGAATATTTCCGAGATGATGAAGGTAAAGACGTTCTGTTCTTTATTGATAACATCTTCCGCTTCACGCAGGCCGGATCAGAGGTTTCGGCACTACTTGGCCGTATGCCATCGGCAGTAGGATACCAGCCGACACTCGCCACAGAAATGGGCGAGCTTCAAGAGCGTATCACCTCAACCAAGAAAGGGTCTATTACATCAGTGCAGGCAATTTACGTTCCTGCCGACGATCTCACTGACCCGGCGCCTGCCACAACATTCTCCCACCTTGATTCCACCATCGTTTTGAGCCGCGCTCTCACCGAGCTTGGCATTTATCCTGCCGTTGATCCGCTGGATTCTTCATCAACAGTGCTTGACCCAATGATTGTCGGCCAGGAGCATTACGACACAGCGCGCGCCGTGCAGAGTATTCTTCAGCGCTACAAGGATTTGCAAGATATTATCGCCATTTTGGGCATGGAAGAACTTTCTGATGAAGATAAAGTTGTGGTACGCCGTGCAAGAAAAATTCAGAAATTCCTTTCCCAGCCATTCTTTGTCGCGGAAGGATTCACCGGCACGTCAGGAAAATACGTTACCCGCGAGGAAACAGTGAAAGGCTTTAAGGCAATTATTGATGGCACATACGACGATGTTCCAGAAGAGAATTTTTATATGAAGGGAGGGATAAATGAAGTATCGGCTTAA
- a CDS encoding F0F1 ATP synthase subunit epsilon: MHLTILNLNETLYDGEASGITAPGTVGEFTVLPHHIDLLTSLKKGVITVHTKGVEKTYIEAPRGGIFELAGEKATILL, encoded by the coding sequence ATGCATCTAACCATTCTCAACCTAAACGAAACCCTCTACGATGGCGAAGCAAGCGGCATCACTGCCCCTGGTACTGTTGGTGAGTTTACCGTACTTCCCCATCATATAGACCTTTTAACGTCTCTTAAAAAAGGCGTAATTACCGTGCATACAAAAGGCGTGGAAAAAACCTATATTGAAGCCCCGCGCGGCGGGATTTTTGAGCTGGCGGGTGAGAAGGCGACTATACTGTTGTAA
- a CDS encoding non-canonical purine NTP pyrophosphatase (hydrolyzes non-standard nucleotides such as xanthine and inosine) codes for MKLLIATTNNGKLEEYRILLRDWGCELLSLNDVGLGDKKCEEDGKTFKENAIKKAQFYFALSGLPTLADDGGIEIDYLNGEPGIYSRRWPGHEATDEELIALTLKKLDGVPQEKRTAHFVVEIAFALKEIKETPTFEGRLNGYITTEPVPMRISGYPFRTIFYMPELGKTLGELPLEEEAKITHRRYALEAARPVILPLLNKEVKIETKNPA; via the coding sequence ATGAAACTCTTAATCGCCACAACCAACAATGGAAAACTGGAAGAATATCGCATCCTTTTGCGCGACTGGGGATGCGAGCTTTTATCTTTGAATGATGTTGGTCTTGGTGATAAAAAATGTGAGGAGGATGGAAAGACGTTCAAGGAAAATGCAATAAAAAAAGCGCAGTTTTATTTCGCGCTTAGCGGTTTGCCTACGTTGGCTGATGATGGGGGAATTGAAATTGACTATCTTAACGGCGAGCCAGGAATATATTCACGCCGCTGGCCCGGCCATGAAGCAACGGATGAAGAATTGATTGCGCTAACACTCAAAAAGTTAGATGGTGTGCCACAGGAAAAGCGCACGGCGCATTTTGTGGTTGAGATTGCCTTTGCGCTAAAAGAAATTAAAGAAACCCCAACTTTTGAAGGCCGGCTTAACGGTTACATCACCACAGAGCCAGTCCCGATGCGCATTTCCGGCTATCCCTTTCGCACAATTTTCTACATGCCGGAGCTGGGCAAAACATTAGGCGAGCTTCCGCTGGAAGAAGAAGCAAAAATCACTCACCGCAGATATGCGCTGGAAGCGGCGAGGCCGGTGATTCTGCCGTTGTTGAATAAAGAAGTAAAAATAGAAACAAAAAATCCCGCCTAA
- the lysS gene encoding lysine--tRNA ligase, with product MALEDYQQSQLQKRHKMLSGGNLPYPIYTKRTHTVLEAQEGFKKLVDGEKEVVLTGRVLTMRRHGGATFGDIQDGTGTFQFFAGRDQLGAGKYDEIGDFVDVGDFIEIRGILFITKSGQQTLQVASLKVISKATRPLPEKWHGLQDVEERYRKRYLDLLMNGETRKVFEARSTIVKATREFLDGAGFMEVETSILQPIPGGASAKPFKTHLNALDMDLYLRVAPELDLKKLLVGGFEKVYEIGRLFRNEGMDFSHNPEFTALEFYWAYADYKELMKFSEKMFTHIFKKLGTYPKFEHEGKSINLETPWPRIEFTALLNRYLDIDYETLSRDALKKKAELLGIAVEEFATKGQIGDLLYKKACKPEIKNPTFIIHQPIELTPLAKALEDNPAYAARFQLVIDGWELVNAFSELNDPVLQRKAFEDQEDLHKRGDAEAQRMDESYVEAMEYGMPPAAGFAFGLDRLTAFITNTHSLREVILFPTMRQKKQNTE from the coding sequence ATGGCACTTGAAGACTACCAACAAAGCCAGCTGCAGAAGCGACATAAGATGCTTTCTGGGGGCAATTTACCATATCCCATATATACGAAGCGCACGCATACCGTTTTAGAGGCGCAGGAGGGGTTTAAGAAGCTAGTTGATGGCGAAAAGGAAGTTGTTTTGACGGGGCGTGTTCTCACTATGCGCCGCCATGGCGGAGCAACTTTTGGCGATATTCAGGATGGCACGGGAACCTTTCAGTTTTTTGCTGGGCGCGATCAGCTGGGAGCGGGCAAATACGACGAGATTGGCGATTTTGTTGACGTCGGTGACTTTATTGAAATCCGCGGCATTTTGTTTATCACTAAATCAGGACAGCAAACTTTACAGGTGGCATCCCTAAAAGTTATTTCTAAAGCCACGCGGCCTTTGCCGGAAAAATGGCATGGTTTGCAGGATGTTGAAGAACGTTACCGCAAGCGATATTTGGATTTGTTGATGAACGGGGAAACCCGCAAAGTATTTGAAGCGCGCAGCACGATAGTAAAAGCAACGCGCGAATTTCTGGACGGCGCGGGCTTTATGGAAGTTGAAACATCTATTCTTCAGCCAATTCCCGGCGGCGCGTCTGCCAAGCCATTTAAAACACATTTAAACGCGCTTGATATGGATTTGTATCTTCGCGTGGCGCCAGAGCTTGATCTGAAAAAGCTGCTTGTGGGAGGATTTGAAAAAGTATATGAAATAGGGCGATTATTCCGTAACGAAGGAATGGATTTTTCGCATAACCCCGAGTTCACTGCATTGGAATTTTACTGGGCTTATGCTGACTACAAAGAATTGATGAAGTTTTCAGAAAAGATGTTTACGCATATTTTTAAGAAACTAGGAACTTACCCAAAATTTGAGCACGAAGGGAAAAGTATAAATCTAGAAACTCCTTGGCCGAGGATTGAGTTTACGGCATTATTAAATAGATATCTTGATATTGATTACGAAACATTAAGCAGAGATGCTCTAAAAAAGAAGGCGGAGTTACTCGGAATAGCAGTAGAAGAATTTGCCACTAAAGGGCAGATCGGTGATTTGCTGTACAAAAAAGCCTGTAAACCGGAAATTAAAAATCCAACGTTTATTATTCATCAGCCAATTGAGCTTACGCCGCTTGCCAAAGCTTTAGAAGATAACCCCGCGTACGCCGCAAGGTTCCAGCTTGTCATTGATGGCTGGGAGCTTGTAAACGCATTTTCAGAGCTGAACGACCCAGTGCTTCAGCGCAAAGCCTTTGAAGATCAAGAAGACTTGCATAAAAGAGGAGACGCGGAGGCGCAGAGAATGGATGAGAGCTACGTTGAAGCCATGGAATACGGCATGCCCCCGGCCGCTGGCTTTGCCTTTGGCCTCGATAGATTAACTGCCTTTATTACCAATACTCACAGCTTGAGAGAGGTAATTTTGTTTCCGACGATGAGGCAGAAAAAACAGAATACTGAGTGA
- a CDS encoding GreA/GreB family elongation factor: MSVQNFTATVKDLAFDTVIASLEDEIVQYHAKLRRGIECLQGARAALDQPDEYLDRVETIRKNEECLERIRQAEQYLREVKRLSLERKCDIVQTGALVEVVDGDNPPEIYFVLVANMGIDYASRRAGIVNRQFIIEGVKVIGLNPQAPVGKALLGHRAGDTITVQTPGGPRTIQINSVA, translated from the coding sequence ATGTCTGTACAGAATTTCACCGCAACGGTTAAGGACCTTGCATTCGATACAGTCATCGCTTCGTTGGAAGATGAGATTGTACAATACCACGCCAAGCTTAGGCGGGGCATAGAATGCTTGCAAGGTGCGCGAGCCGCGCTCGACCAACCCGATGAATACTTAGACCGCGTAGAGACTATTCGTAAAAATGAAGAATGCTTGGAACGAATACGACAAGCCGAGCAGTACCTCAGGGAAGTTAAGCGCCTCTCTCTTGAGCGCAAATGCGATATCGTACAAACAGGAGCTTTGGTTGAGGTTGTGGACGGCGACAATCCACCGGAGATATATTTTGTTCTCGTTGCAAACATGGGAATTGACTATGCTTCCAGAAGGGCTGGTATAGTAAATAGACAATTTATTATTGAGGGAGTTAAGGTTATTGGCCTTAACCCGCAAGCCCCCGTTGGAAAGGCGCTGCTCGGTCATCGAGCCGGTGATACCATAACGGTGCAAACACCGGGCGGACCTCGCACGATCCAAATAAATTCAGTCGCCTAG
- the greA gene encoding transcription elongation factor GreA — MMDYLTKEGLEQLRKELNELKTTKRAEIASRLKEAASFGDLSENAEYMEAKEDQAFLEGRIDELEEVLRNAQVVTKTTSGVELIEIGCAIEVIADEQKRTFVLVGKEQADPITNKISSESPLGKAMLGRRIGETVDIFTPSGSKQYKITKIMLA, encoded by the coding sequence ATGATGGACTATCTCACAAAAGAAGGATTAGAACAGCTTCGCAAAGAGCTTAATGAACTTAAAACTACAAAGCGTGCGGAAATTGCAAGTCGCCTGAAAGAGGCAGCTTCTTTTGGCGATCTTTCGGAAAACGCCGAATACATGGAAGCAAAGGAAGATCAGGCGTTTTTGGAGGGTCGCATTGATGAACTGGAAGAGGTGCTGCGCAATGCTCAGGTTGTCACTAAAACTACAAGTGGCGTAGAATTGATAGAAATCGGATGCGCGATTGAGGTAATCGCAGATGAGCAAAAGCGTACTTTTGTATTGGTGGGCAAAGAGCAAGCAGATCCAATTACTAATAAAATTTCTTCTGAATCGCCGCTTGGTAAAGCTATGCTTGGGCGCAGAATAGGTGAAACGGTTGATATATTTACACCAAGTGGAAGTAAGCAATATAAGATTACAAAAATAATGCTAGCGTAA